The Micromonospora sp. WMMD961 genome has a segment encoding these proteins:
- a CDS encoding SDR family oxidoreductase, translated as MGDLTGTTALVTGASRGIGQAIAVRLAANGAMVLVHFGTDEDGATATVGDIERAGGTALAVRAELGVDDDVETLFAGVETGLAGRPLDILVNNAATPPAGPLGVTTRAQFDHLFAVNVRAPYFITQRALPLLRDGGRIITISSVATRMANTTQTSFAMTKGAVETMSMTVANQVGVRGITVNAVAPGATRTATNGPAFEAAGLADLIAATTALNRLGEADDVAEVVAFLASDAGRWITGQVIDASGGLFLGPRL; from the coding sequence GTGGGCGATCTGACCGGCACAACGGCTCTGGTGACCGGTGCGTCCCGTGGCATCGGGCAGGCGATCGCGGTCCGACTGGCGGCGAACGGCGCGATGGTCCTCGTCCACTTCGGCACCGACGAGGACGGCGCGACGGCGACAGTCGGCGACATCGAGCGCGCCGGTGGTACCGCGCTCGCCGTCCGGGCGGAGCTGGGCGTGGACGACGACGTCGAGACGCTTTTCGCGGGAGTGGAGACCGGCCTGGCCGGGCGTCCACTTGACATCCTCGTCAACAACGCGGCCACCCCGCCGGCCGGCCCGCTCGGGGTCACGACGCGGGCGCAGTTCGACCACCTCTTCGCGGTGAACGTGCGAGCGCCGTACTTCATCACCCAGCGGGCGTTGCCACTGCTGCGCGACGGTGGCCGCATCATCACGATCTCGTCGGTGGCGACCCGGATGGCCAACACCACGCAGACGTCCTTCGCCATGACGAAGGGCGCTGTCGAGACGATGAGCATGACCGTGGCCAACCAGGTCGGGGTCCGGGGGATCACCGTCAACGCGGTCGCCCCCGGCGCCACCCGCACGGCGACCAACGGACCGGCCTTCGAGGCGGCGGGCCTGGCCGACCTCATCGCCGCGACGACCGCCCTGAACCGGCTGGGCGAGGCCGACGACGTGGCCGAGGTGGTCGCGTTCCTCGCCTCCGACGCTGGACGTTGGATCACCGGCCAGGTCATCGATGCTAGTGGCGGCCTGTTCCTCGGGCCGCGGCTCTGA
- a CDS encoding NUDIX domain-containing protein, with translation MDELPRDLPILERRAVRVVVTDSLDRVLLFHTQDPDHPRLGTWWELPGGGMDPGETYRDTALRELREETGIVVGADQVGAPTWRRRASFLHRQVRHLQDEVVVAVRLAGPGPDVDETHRLDYEREDYFDFRWWPLREVVASPQRFYPGQLPRLLTPFLAGEAIDEPFELWS, from the coding sequence ATGGACGAGCTTCCCCGCGACCTGCCCATCCTGGAGCGACGCGCGGTGCGGGTGGTGGTTACCGACAGCCTGGACCGGGTGTTGCTCTTCCACACCCAGGACCCCGACCATCCCCGGCTGGGCACCTGGTGGGAGCTGCCCGGCGGCGGCATGGACCCTGGCGAGACCTACCGCGACACCGCGCTGCGGGAGCTGCGGGAGGAGACCGGCATCGTGGTCGGCGCCGACCAGGTGGGGGCGCCGACCTGGCGTCGGCGGGCCAGCTTCCTGCACCGCCAGGTACGGCACCTGCAGGACGAGGTGGTCGTCGCGGTACGGCTGGCCGGCCCCGGTCCGGACGTGGACGAGACGCACCGGCTCGACTACGAGCGGGAGGACTACTTCGACTTCCGGTGGTGGCCACTGCGCGAGGTGGTCGCCAGCCCGCAACGCTTCTACCCCGGGCAGCTCCCCCGGCTGCTCACGCCGTTCCTCGCCGGCGAGGCCATCGACGAGCCGTTCGAGCTGTGGTCGTGA
- a CDS encoding type II toxin-antitoxin system PemK/MazF family toxin translates to MAGLLRNVAARISRVGEVLPSPRRSGPAPAQVARRRQVSALQRRELTYAPERDGQADPGEIVWTWVPYEDDPRQGKDRPVLVVGRHSRTLFGLMLSSQSERDGQRHWFALGPGEWDRDNRPSWVRLDRVLTMREDSIRREGAVLDRPRFDRVGQALRAGYGWR, encoded by the coding sequence GTGGCTGGTCTGTTGAGGAATGTCGCGGCTCGTATCTCCCGGGTGGGCGAGGTGCTCCCGTCGCCCCGACGCAGCGGGCCCGCCCCCGCGCAGGTGGCCCGCCGCCGCCAGGTGAGCGCGTTGCAGCGCCGGGAGCTGACCTACGCCCCGGAGCGCGACGGCCAGGCCGACCCCGGCGAGATCGTGTGGACGTGGGTGCCGTACGAGGACGACCCCCGGCAGGGCAAGGACCGGCCGGTGCTGGTCGTCGGGCGGCACAGCCGGACGCTGTTCGGGCTGATGCTGTCCAGTCAGAGCGAGCGCGACGGGCAGCGGCACTGGTTCGCGCTCGGGCCGGGCGAGTGGGACCGCGACAACCGGCCGAGCTGGGTTCGGTTGGACCGGGTGCTCACCATGCGCGAGGACAGCATCCGCCGCGAGGGTGCCGTGTTGGACCGGCCTCGGTTCGACCGGGTCGGGCAGGCGCTGCGCGCCGGCTACGGCTGGCGCTGA